The window cccttctcTGTGCCTGCAGTGGTCTGGTGGTGTACCCTGACGGACCTTTGGATCCCTCACGGGCACAGAAGGATATGCCTCCATTTTTCAGGGCTTACAGACAACTACTCACCAGAATCAAGTATGTTAATTAATGCAATAACCTCCTTGattgtaatgtacatgtacatgtacttgtacttgtactttaATAGAATCAGGTAACAATTAAACACCATTGTGTAtattgccaataattattgtagattGGAATATCATTTTGGCAGTCATCATGTCTACATTGAGATATAATGTAATCAGCAAAATTTCCAACTCAGATCACTTACTAATTAGCCTTTGAATTACTACATTATTTATTGTTGTACGAATTACACctggtctgtacatgtatacgtattatCATAGAATTATGTATACAGAAATTATATCATGCTACAACTATTAGTTGTCATTCATGCATTAGCCTATTCTTCTCACTTTAGAGAGCTGTTGGGGCACTTGAATGAGGAGCAGCTGGCCATACTAGAGAAAGCATTGTGCAGTGCGGAAGGACTTGGAACACTCAAGAGGAACGCAGCCAAAAAAAACCCATCGAAAAAAGTACCCCAGGCCGCTTCACCAAACACCGTGTCAGATGCTAGCAGAGAGACTACACCAGAATCAGTAGAACAGTCCTATAGTCTGGACTCAAGggacaccaccaccaccgtgTTTGAGCCTGCTCCAGTCAACAGCGAACAAGATAAGGAGCAACACGACGACGGTGCACACGCCACCTCCATGTTGGTTACCGAGGAGACACCGTTTCCACGACTCGGAGATCATGAGCCAATTCCCAACGACCTGCCCTCATCTtcaacccccctccccacccTGGAGGCCGCTGCTGTCAGCCAACTAGCCCCCCAGATAGCATCTAGCCCTGCAACAAAATCTAAAAGTGGCAAGAAGAGACATTCCGGCCCTGCTGGCTTCCCTAGTGCAGAGGATCTGATGCACAGACTGTTTCTTGGAATATCAGGAGTTGCAGATCAACTGCAGACAAACCACGCGAGAGATTTGCGAGTGATTCTGAAGCACGTGTTTACCGGATGTCAGGAGCCGGATGACGAGTTTGTGGAGGTGGGCAGACTGGAGGAGTGTGTGAGGGCGGAGCCTTGCACCCCCGAGCCTGAGTCCCCTCTCATCACTGCATCACAGAGTGAGTAGGGTGTTTAGTTGAGCAGCATGTGTAATACAAATAGCTGATTATGACTGCTAGTGCCAGGCTTTGTTGAGTATACTAGCACTACTTCGAAATTTACATCCAGCTAGTAGTACCCAATTGTGCACTTTTACTGTGTCCTCTACTCCTATAGGGTTCAGTTTCACTTTGGCTAGTATGAGGGGTGATGAGAGTAGTCCTAACTGGGTACCAGACTCGGATGCTGCCAGCTGCTCTGGTTGTGTGGAGAGGTTCTCCTGGAGGAAGAGAAGACACCACTGCAGAAACTGTGGAAAGGTATGTGGCTAGTGTTTCAGCTCTGTGGTAGGATGAGGTTGGATGCCTCAATGGGGTGTATTTGTTTTGTGGCCCAGGGGGATATGGACTATGTGTGGGTGATAACATTGTCTAGACCAGAAGGAGGCTCTGATATTGAACAGATTGAGTGGGGTGTAGTAATTGGACAGGATGGACTGGTTGAGGGGGTGTTACCCCTGGGAAGCTTTTGTATGTGTCCACCACATGAGACTAATTTAATCTTCCTGCACTCCCAAACAACTCAATAGAGATCATTTGCTATTTCCTGTACTAGTAAATATCCTTCAATGGAGAAGGAAGCTAGAGGTATCTATAGGTGCATCAAATTGCATTTTAAAGAATGATGACTATGTTTACTTATGGGTCCTCCTCCTGTAATTGCAGCCTGTGAAGTACATAGTACAGAGGGTTATTCATAATTAGATTAAACTGGTAGCTACGAACTATTGGTCTACCGTCTCCCAGACAGTCACATACCAATGTTGTTTCTATAGTCTCATGTGATTGTAACACTACTTCCACTCCCTAGTGACTGCTAGTACTCCCTCTGCTTCATTGTGTTCCCCTGCATAGCAACAGGTCTCCGCTACAATGAGATTAGATCTAGATTGATAACTCATGGGTATTTAGTTACAGTTCACAGAACTAGGGGTTACCAGAATCTATGACATCGTTCAGCTTGTTATTACAATTCTCCCCACTTAGTGGCGGCACTGTGATCGAAAGTTTTGTTTATTTGTTTAGCTATTTTGGGGACTGGCAGTTATTAATCAATTCTTGCTAATTGCTATCGTAACTGGAAGCTGTTGTACATCCATCGCTCCCACACATTATTTACGTGCAGGTCATGATATCCCCATTCACACCTAACTTCCttatcatatatatatagttttgGGGAGTTCTTAAATATGATTTATATGTATACCACACTACATGACTGTAGACAGTACTGTAGGAATGTAATACGCTTGTTAGATTACACtgaccccccctcccccttcccTGCAGATTGTGTGCTCTCGATGTTCACGTCACAGTCTCCCTTTACCCCACTACGGAATCACAAAGCCAGTACGAGTTTGTACCGGGTGTTACATCAGCAAACTGGGGGAGGTCTCCCGACAAATCACGCCTCTCTCTCAATCCATGCACGTCCAATAAGCTGGCACAAACTTTGAACTGACCAAATTACTTATCAGCATCAATACTCATCTCattgattaattaattgtcCCACATCACAATTCAGCAAAACCCAAATTTATTTGTCGTTCACAAATAATATTCAACACAAATTTTATTGATGAGCAGCCAAGTGGGTATATACATGGCATATAAGAGCATTCGATAATAGGGTTAAACAAGGTGATAGATATGTAGAGAAAATAACGGGAAAATTTATAATTGCGGATTGCTTATATATACGTAACAGATCAGGGTGGCTTGATAGTGACTTTTGCTTTGGTAACCCTTGATGATAGTTGATGCTGATCTGCataacacacaaacaaactcaCTTTCAATAAGGATGGTATCGACTGTTGCACATGTTACCATGATAACGATTATATTCGGCACGAGAAGGGTCATGAAATCTAGTGTGATAGGGGTTATGATCAGGCTGAAATCCAGTGGGATAGGGGTTATGATCGGACTGAAATCCAGTGGGGTAGGGGTTTTGAACATGATGATAATCAGTATGAAAGGGATGATAGTGACTATGGTGAAACGGTTTAGCGGGACCACAGTCCCAGTGTCCACGTTCCGACACACCTTGCTGGGTTAATGGTGGTGCCCTCCAGTTAGTGTCATTATCACTCCTT of the Halichondria panicea chromosome 2, odHalPani1.1, whole genome shotgun sequence genome contains:
- the LOC135330909 gene encoding lateral signaling target protein 2 homolog, producing the protein MLALRKLLNKPKLEEGSLLSLFYYCDVAVNTQMEELNRLMRTSPDNLDRRSTLIQHLKESQHNLMTVIMNIMDEAIPQRRASRDFRAKYPDDVLLDQISGPIWFGAECIAAGSHIANHELESIELRPYAIHISKSMSKVRSALREQCFLNRAVYTDRLKDRLQSFDELWADFEFRYVGLMCNVKSELQYLHQQDVVVLFCESTLRAIKLKYLTYSMIEMMDPSAMFAIPRLAIFCGLVVYPDGPLDPSRAQKDMPPFFRAYRQLLTRIKELLGHLNEEQLAILEKALCSAEGLGTLKRNAAKKNPSKKVPQAASPNTVSDASRETTPESVEQSYSLDSRDTTTTVFEPAPVNSEQDKEQHDDGAHATSMLVTEETPFPRLGDHEPIPNDLPSSSTPLPTLEAAAVSQLAPQIASSPATKSKSGKKRHSGPAGFPSAEDLMHRLFLGISGVADQLQTNHARDLRVILKHVFTGCQEPDDEFVEVGRLEECVRAEPCTPEPESPLITASQRFSFTLASMRGDESSPNWVPDSDAASCSGCVERFSWRKRRHHCRNCGKIVCSRCSRHSLPLPHYGITKPVRVCTGCYISKLGEVSRQITPLSQSMHVQ